The Micromonospora sp. NBC_01740 genome includes a window with the following:
- a CDS encoding peroxiredoxin, with protein sequence MLTVGDRFPEYELTACVSLDADKAFESIDHKSHQGKWRVVFFWPKDFTFVCPTEIAEFGRLNEEFADRDAQVLGVSVDNEFVHYAWRKDHPDLRELPFPMLSDVKRELTAACGVLGEDGVAQRATFIVDPDNEIQFVMVTAGSVGRNVSEVLRVLDALQTDELCPCNWNKGGDTLDATKLLAGAGA encoded by the coding sequence GTGCTCACTGTCGGTGACCGCTTCCCCGAGTACGAACTCACCGCCTGCGTGTCGCTGGACGCCGACAAGGCGTTCGAGTCGATCGACCACAAGTCGCACCAGGGGAAGTGGCGCGTCGTCTTCTTCTGGCCGAAGGACTTCACCTTCGTCTGCCCGACCGAGATCGCGGAGTTCGGCCGGCTGAACGAGGAGTTCGCCGACCGGGACGCCCAGGTCCTCGGCGTGTCGGTGGACAACGAGTTCGTCCACTACGCGTGGCGCAAGGACCACCCGGACCTGCGCGAGCTGCCGTTCCCGATGCTGAGCGACGTCAAGCGTGAGCTGACCGCCGCCTGCGGCGTGCTCGGCGAGGACGGCGTGGCCCAGCGGGCGACCTTCATCGTCGACCCGGACAACGAGATCCAGTTCGTCATGGTGACCGCCGGCTCGGTCGGCCGCAACGTCTCCGAGGTGCTGCGGGTGCTCGACGCCCTCCAGACCGACGAGCTCTGCCCGTGCAACTGGAACAAGGGCGGCGACACCCTGGACGCCACCAAGCTCCTCGCCGGCGCCGGGGCCTGA